One window of Lytechinus variegatus isolate NC3 chromosome 2, Lvar_3.0, whole genome shotgun sequence genomic DNA carries:
- the LOC121408369 gene encoding anaphase-promoting complex subunit 7-like, translating into MGVWLMDHIRLLRKEGLFGNLSILANLVKTASEQNTELLTAAERYQLLVYYADALYEEQEYKRAEGMYRKALQLKKMINKSKVKGQTQSSQQSDDNLPSELDVRFRIYQCHNSLKNHREALAVLESIPAKMREPKVNMALAKLYQKIGMERSAIYGYKEVLRQCPLALQAVLGVLSLGVRGTEIAAFTVHSMPSGANMEWLSFWLKGHAYSAGKEYSKAISTFKALESGSVLRENTDVLCCLAENYFMSGDMATASTIYQRVHSLDPHHLRGMEIYSYILYKEKKVKQLQSLSSELMEVTDKRGEPWVAMGYYCLYPTARYARSVYFAEKAYPLKGGKVQALLLKGKGLLEMTKVPEATLHFREAVRCAPSRFEAHEGLVECYVKANRIRDAITTFTNSVKVLGNNPRTITFLASLLARDRPSMDKAKSLLDKTLFQDPNYLPAIYLMVDILNQEQKYADAISLIRKQLEQQSTSQLHQMLGDCLALNSEPQEALDQYSIALSMDPSNDKAMQGMHKVEKSSDSLEATAEDDMDAIEESGEDVGEYENSDPEGSWVDNEWLS; encoded by the exons ATGGGTGTCTGGTTGATGGATCACATTCGCCTCCTGCGAAAGGAAGGACTCTTTGGAAATTTGTCTATTTTG GCAAACCTAGTGAAAACTGCTAGTGAACAGAATACTGAATTGTTGACTGCGGCAGAGAGATATCAACTATTGGTCTATTATGCAGATGCACTGTATGAAGAACAGGAGTACAAGAGGGCTGAG GGAATGTACCGGAAAGCCTTGCAACTAAAAAAGATGATCAACaagtccaaggtcaaaggtcaaactCAAAGCAGTCAACAATCAGATGATAACCTACCTTCAGAGCTAGATGTCAGGTTTCGTATCTACCAGTGTCACAACAGTCTTAAAAACCATCGAGAGGCCCTCGCTGTG CTTGAGAGTATCCCTGCTAAGATGCGAGAACCCAAAGTGAACATGGCCCTGGCTAAGCTCTATCAGAAGATTGGAATGGAGCGATCTGCTATCTATGGTTACAAAGAAGTACTGAG GCAATGTCCTCTGGCTCTACAAGCTGTTCTTGGTGTCCTGTCTCTTGGGGTCAGAGGAACAGAGATAGCTGCCTTCACAGTCCATAGCATGCCCAGCGGTGCAAACATGGAATG gTTATCCTTTTGGTTGAAAGGCCATGCCTACAGCGCTGGTAAGGAGTACAGCAAGGCAATCAGTACATTCAAAGCTCTTGAGAGTGGG AGTGTGTTGAGAGAAAACACAGATGTCCTGTGTTGTTTGGCAGAGAATTATTTCATGTCAGGTGATATGGCTACAGCATCTACCATCTACCAAagg GTTCACTCCCTGGACCCGCACCATTTGAGAGGAATGGAAATCTACTCCTACATTCtttacaaagaaaagaaagtaaagCAACTCCAGAG CCTATCCTCAGAGCTTATGGAAGTCACAGATAAGAGAGGTGAACCCTGGGTTGCCATGGGTTACTACTGTCTTTACCCGACAGCAAGATATGCAAGATCTGTATACTTTGCAGAAAAG GCCTATCCACTGAAAGGGGGCAAGGTACAAGCCCTGTTGCTCAAGGGTAAAGGCTTATTAGAGATGACCAAGGTTCCTGAAGCTACTCTTCACTTCAGAGAGGCTGTCAGGTGTGCTCCTAGTAGATTTGAGGCTCATGAAG GTTTGGTTGAGTGCTATGTGAAGGCCAACAGGATACGAGATGCCATCACAACATTTACCAACTCAGTCAAGGTGTTAGGCAACAACCCTCGTACAATCACCTTCCTAGCTTCTCTACTTGCCAGAGATAGACCATCAATGGACAAG GCTAAATCTCTTCTTGATAAGACGTTATTCCAGGATCCTAACTACCTCCCAGCAATCTATCTCATGGTGGATATACTCAATCAAGAACAAAAATATGCAGATGCCATCAGTCT AATTCGCAAGCAGCTTGAGCAGCAGAGTACAAGTCAGCTTCATCAGATGTTAGGCGATTGTCTAGCACTCAATAGTGAACCACAGGAAGCACTTGATCAGTATAGTATAGCACTCAG TATGGATCCCAGCAATGACAAAGCGATGCAAGGGATGCACAAGGTTGAGAAGTCAAGCGATAGTCTAGAAGCAACAGCTGAAGATGATATGGATGCTATAGAGGAGAGTGGGGAGGATGTAGGGGAGTATGAAAACAGTGACCCTGAAGGATCATGGGTAGACAATGAG TGGTTAAGCTGA
- the LOC121408370 gene encoding protein CutA homolog yields the protein MASSESSTEIASKLTAAFVTVPDKEVGEKLASDIVKQKLAACVNMIPGLTSVYEWDGKIEKDQEVLLMIKTRRSKIDELSEYMRKNHPYDVAEVISLPIENGNLPYLQWVTKSVPE from the exons ATGGCAAGCAGCGAGTCGAGTACGGAGATCGCGAGCAAGTTGACTGCTGCATTTGTGACAGTCCCTGACAAAGAAGTTGGTGAAAAATTAGCCTC agaTATTGTTAAACAGAAGTTGGCAGCATGTGTCAACATGATACCAGGTTTGACGTCTGTCTATGAATGGGACGGAAAGATCGAGAAAGACCAAGAAGTGTTATTAATGATCAAGACTAGGAGGTCAAAGATCGATGAACTCTCAGAATATATGCGAAAGAACCACCCTTATGATGTTGCAGAGGTCATCAGTCTTCCCATCGAAAATGGAAACCTGCCTTATTTGCAGTGGGTAACTAAATCTGTACCAGAATGA